A DNA window from Zonotrichia albicollis isolate bZonAlb1 chromosome 2, bZonAlb1.hap1, whole genome shotgun sequence contains the following coding sequences:
- the LACC1 gene encoding purine nucleoside phosphorylase LACC1 isoform X1: MVEAVLIDLFGLTANLQSNIQGLLHSTLEAIEKCSSSHAPFVYVICCQRQGSERKGEQESLLPALRGFQSLKRRLEVVCAQTTAAALYTVKQRLDEKDLSIIKVIVPTLRKDLMKVYIDHLFTAVYQFEFEDLQVAPDSKSLQISEHHHEGQMLPSQDMALIQSEIQMYLESLPSLKGELTILRSSLIPDDIFLHGFTTRTGGISYIPTLSSCNLFSSSKRRDPQVVVKENLRRLANAAGFNPEAFHRVKVDHANAVCIMGKTEPDDYDGIVTDQKGVTLAAPGADCIPVLFADPVRRACGAAHSGWKGTLLGVSMATVNAMVSEYGCNMKDILVVLGPSVGPCCYRLPHESAKEFHRIDPKCVRLFHSANPYIDIRRATRILLERGGILPENIQDDSITDQNQNITFCTACHPDKFYSHFRDGTNFGTQIGFISIKD, encoded by the exons ATGGTGGAAGCAGTACTGATAGATCTGTTTGGCCTCACAGCCAACTTGCAGAGCAACATCCAAGGATTACTACACAGCACTCTGGAAGCTATTGAGAAATGCTCTTCCAGCCATGCTCCGTTTGTTTATGTCATATGTTGCCAGAGGCAGGGGAGTGAAAGGAAAGGTGAACAAGAGTCCTTgcttccagctctgagaggtTTTCAGAGTCTGAAGAGAAGACTGGAGGTGGTATGTGCTCAGACTACAGCTGCTGCTTTGTACACTGTCAAACAGAGACTGGATGAAAAAGACCTGAGCATTATTAAAGTTATTGTCCCTACCTTAAGAAAAGACTTAATGAAAGTATATATAGACCATCTCTTTACAGCAGTCTACCAGTTCGAGTTTGAGGATTTACAGGTGGCACCTGACAGTAAAAGCCTGCAGATATCAGAACATCATCATGAAGGGCAAATGCTTCCTTCACAGGACATGGCACTCATCCAAAGTGAGATTCAGATGTACTTGGAAAGCCTGCCAAGCCTGAAAGGGGAGCTCACCATCCTCAGATCTTCCCTGATCCCAG ATGATATTTTCTTACATGGGTTCACCACAAGGACAGGTGGGATCTCCTACATACCAACTCtgagctcctgcaatctcttcagcagctccaagcGCAGGGACCCACAAGTTGTTGTAAAAGAAAATCTCCGCCGGCTTGCTAATGCTGCAGGATTTAACCCTGAGGCTTTTCACAGAGTCAAG GTAGATCATGCTAATGCTGTGTGTATTATGGGAAAGACAGAGCCTGACGACTATGATGGAATAGTCACAGATCAAAAGGGTGTCACgctggcagctccaggtgctgACTGCATACCCGTGCTCTTTGCTGATCCTGTCAGAAGAGCCTGTGGTGCTGCTCATTCTG GATGGAAGGGCACATTGTTAGGAGTGTCTATGGCCACAGTGAATGCTATGGTATCCGAATATGGCTGTAACATGAAAGATATCCTTGTGGTGCTGGGCCCATCTGTGGGACCTTGCTGCTATAGACTCCCTCATGAATCAGCAAAAGAATTTCACAGAATTGATCCAAAGTGTGTGAGACTATTTCACTCTGCAAATCCTTATATTGATATCAGAAGAGCAACAAG gattctTCTTGAGAGAGGTGGGATTCTTCCTGAGAACATCCAAGATGACTCTATCACAGACCAGAACCAAAACATCACTTTCTGTACTGCATGCCACCCTGATAAATTTTATTCTCACTTTCGTGATGGCACTAACTTTGGGACACAGATTGGCTTCATATCAATCAAAGACTGA
- the LACC1 gene encoding purine nucleoside phosphorylase LACC1 isoform X2, which yields MYLSECNRIVHLYDIFLHGFTTRTGGISYIPTLSSCNLFSSSKRRDPQVVVKENLRRLANAAGFNPEAFHRVKVDHANAVCIMGKTEPDDYDGIVTDQKGVTLAAPGADCIPVLFADPVRRACGAAHSGWKGTLLGVSMATVNAMVSEYGCNMKDILVVLGPSVGPCCYRLPHESAKEFHRIDPKCVRLFHSANPYIDIRRATRILLERGGILPENIQDDSITDQNQNITFCTACHPDKFYSHFRDGTNFGTQIGFISIKD from the exons ATGTACCTTTCAGAATGCAATAGGATTGTCCACCTGT ATGATATTTTCTTACATGGGTTCACCACAAGGACAGGTGGGATCTCCTACATACCAACTCtgagctcctgcaatctcttcagcagctccaagcGCAGGGACCCACAAGTTGTTGTAAAAGAAAATCTCCGCCGGCTTGCTAATGCTGCAGGATTTAACCCTGAGGCTTTTCACAGAGTCAAG GTAGATCATGCTAATGCTGTGTGTATTATGGGAAAGACAGAGCCTGACGACTATGATGGAATAGTCACAGATCAAAAGGGTGTCACgctggcagctccaggtgctgACTGCATACCCGTGCTCTTTGCTGATCCTGTCAGAAGAGCCTGTGGTGCTGCTCATTCTG GATGGAAGGGCACATTGTTAGGAGTGTCTATGGCCACAGTGAATGCTATGGTATCCGAATATGGCTGTAACATGAAAGATATCCTTGTGGTGCTGGGCCCATCTGTGGGACCTTGCTGCTATAGACTCCCTCATGAATCAGCAAAAGAATTTCACAGAATTGATCCAAAGTGTGTGAGACTATTTCACTCTGCAAATCCTTATATTGATATCAGAAGAGCAACAAG gattctTCTTGAGAGAGGTGGGATTCTTCCTGAGAACATCCAAGATGACTCTATCACAGACCAGAACCAAAACATCACTTTCTGTACTGCATGCCACCCTGATAAATTTTATTCTCACTTTCGTGATGGCACTAACTTTGGGACACAGATTGGCTTCATATCAATCAAAGACTGA
- the CCDC122 gene encoding coiled-coil domain-containing protein 122 yields the protein MAKENSPSLAEVVKRVAEQQQSQASDVEKNKAVLFQLQAKCQELEKEMNSVLLEIKTTEREIHLQDDAVEVTKYRCENLEAQVRALYSENLKLRCDAETIQEEFEMKLARNNEYREKIRDHKHIFWEMENKLPVMIELAEKKAVVEELKAKKEELICDLQNPEGSVIKQVQEEITHLKSEVTTLKDLINKKRDLLEEEKKKHAKLRKEIEVQNKRYDAILKRLHCQLNKVQSNKRQWHWNIQQLEKKAAELRKCLGVAELQNIM from the exons ATGGCCAAGGAAAATTCCCCATCCCTAGCTGAAGTTGTAAAACGAGTTGCAGAGCAACAGCAGTCACAGGCATCAGACgtagaaaaaaacaaagcagttcTTTTCCAATTGCAG gCAAAGTGCCAGGAactagaaaaagaaatgaattCTGTTCTGTTAGAAATAAAGACAACAGAAAGGGAGATACACCTGCAAGATGATGCCGTAGAAGTGACAAAATATCGCTGTGAAAATCTGGAGGCCCAAGTCAGAGCCCTGTATtctgaaaatttaaaattgaGGTGTGATGCAGAAACAATACAAGAGGAGTTTGAGATGAAACTTGCACGAAATAATGAATATCGGGAAAAAATAAGGGATCATAAACATATCTTTTGGGAGATGGAAAATAAATTGCCAGTTATGATTGAACTTGCTGAAAAGAAAGCGGTTGTGGAAGAATTAAAGGCAAAGAAAGAGGAATTAATATGTGATCTGCAGAATCCAGAAGGATCTGTTATAAAACAAGTGCAG GAAGAAATCACACATTTAAAAAGTGAAGTCACAACATTGAAAGATTTGATCAATAAAAAAAGAGATCtgctggaagaagagaaaaaaaagcatgcTAAGCTTAGAAAGGAAATTGAG gtaCAGAATAAGAGATATGATGCTATATTAAAACGTTTGCATTGCCAACTGAACAAAGTCCAATCAAATAAAAGACAATGGCACTGGAACATTCAGCAGTTGGAGAAGAAGGCTGCAGAACTAAGAAAATGTCTGGGAGTAGCAGAGTTACAAAACATCATGTAA